From a region of the Bradyrhizobium diazoefficiens genome:
- a CDS encoding alpha/beta fold hydrolase, translating to MVDKTGKRLGGPDQAPDDPVLWPFAAARLAMEACFWWVERGSPEPDDSALPWTTPNVVALELATMRLRDCSQTRSGQPALVCAPCALHRAQIADFAPGHSVVGALKDGGIDRLYLTDWRSATPGMRYLSIDSYLGDLNVAIDEIGAPVDLVGLCQGGWLSLLYAARFPAKVRRLVLVGAPVDLSIESSLSRLTRNAPEAVYDQLVARGGGNVSGGEMLRLWSKAPSRDDIVAALQRDLSDEEGAALLARFDRWNAETLNLPGAYYLEIVNRIFRENQIAGGRFVALGRTIDLKDIKAPVFLLAGLDDVVVPAAQALATAGLLGTPPAFIAAASEPSNHLGLFMGARTHAHAWPRIAAWLRDDLSGVLARSA from the coding sequence ATGGTGGACAAGACCGGCAAACGGCTGGGCGGACCGGATCAAGCTCCTGATGATCCAGTGCTGTGGCCGTTTGCGGCTGCACGGCTTGCCATGGAGGCCTGCTTCTGGTGGGTCGAGCGTGGCTCACCGGAGCCGGACGACAGCGCGCTGCCGTGGACGACACCGAACGTCGTGGCGCTTGAGCTCGCGACGATGCGCCTGCGCGATTGCTCGCAGACCCGGTCCGGCCAGCCAGCCCTGGTCTGTGCACCCTGTGCGCTGCATCGGGCCCAGATCGCCGATTTCGCGCCCGGGCACAGCGTGGTGGGGGCTTTGAAAGATGGCGGCATCGACCGGCTCTATCTCACCGATTGGCGATCAGCCACCCCTGGCATGCGATATCTCTCGATCGACAGCTATCTCGGCGATCTCAACGTCGCCATCGACGAGATCGGCGCGCCGGTCGATCTGGTCGGCCTGTGCCAGGGCGGTTGGCTGTCGCTGCTCTATGCGGCGCGCTTTCCGGCCAAGGTGCGGCGATTGGTCCTGGTCGGTGCTCCCGTGGACCTGTCGATCGAGTCCTCGTTGTCGCGGCTCACCCGCAACGCGCCTGAGGCGGTCTACGACCAGCTCGTCGCCCGCGGCGGCGGCAATGTCAGCGGCGGGGAGATGCTCCGCTTGTGGTCCAAGGCGCCAAGCCGCGACGATATTGTAGCGGCGTTGCAAAGAGACCTGTCGGACGAAGAGGGCGCGGCGCTGCTCGCGCGCTTCGACCGCTGGAACGCGGAGACGCTGAATCTGCCGGGCGCGTATTATCTGGAGATCGTCAACCGGATTTTCCGCGAGAACCAGATCGCCGGCGGCCGTTTCGTGGCTCTCGGCCGCACGATTGACCTGAAGGACATCAAGGCACCGGTCTTCCTGTTGGCCGGGCTCGACGACGTCGTCGTGCCGGCTGCGCAGGCGCTGGCTACCGCTGGTCTCCTCGGCACACCGCCGGCCTTCATTGCGGCGGCCTCCGAGCCGAGCAATCACCTCGGCCTGTTCATGGGCGCGCGCACCCATGCGCATGCCTGGCCGCGCATCGCTGCGTGGCTGCGCGACGATCTGTCGGGTGTGCTGGCCCGCAGCGCCTGA
- the pncA gene encoding bifunctional nicotinamidase/pyrazinamidase: MRPVMKISDHDVLLAIDVQNDFCTGGALAVPDGEKVVPAINRIAQKFANVVLTQDWHPRDHVSFAPNHAGKQPFQTIELGYGTQMLWPAHCVQGTSGAEFHRDLDLTRASLVVRKGFRRGIDSYSALFENDHRTATGLLGYLRERELKTVFVAGLALDFCVRFSAEDARKAGLEVAVIEDACRGIDLDGSVAATHQSFRDLGISVVSLEAFL, from the coding sequence ATGAGGCCTGTGATGAAGATTTCCGACCACGACGTGCTGCTGGCGATCGACGTGCAGAACGACTTCTGCACCGGCGGAGCGCTCGCCGTCCCCGACGGCGAGAAGGTCGTCCCCGCCATCAACCGGATCGCCCAAAAATTCGCCAATGTGGTGTTGACCCAGGACTGGCATCCGCGCGACCACGTCTCGTTCGCGCCGAACCATGCGGGCAAGCAGCCATTCCAGACCATCGAGCTCGGCTACGGCACCCAGATGCTCTGGCCGGCGCATTGCGTGCAGGGCACCTCGGGCGCCGAATTCCATCGCGACCTCGACCTCACCCGCGCCAGCCTCGTGGTGCGCAAGGGGTTTCGCCGTGGCATTGATTCCTATTCGGCGTTGTTCGAGAACGACCATCGGACAGCGACGGGCCTGCTCGGGTATTTGCGCGAACGTGAGCTGAAGACGGTCTTTGTCGCCGGTCTTGCGCTCGACTTCTGCGTCCGCTTTTCGGCGGAGGATGCGCGCAAGGCGGGCTTGGAGGTGGCCGTCATCGAGGACGCCTGCCGCGGCATCGATCTCGACGGCTCGGTGGCCGCGACGCATCAGAGTTTTCGGGACCTCGGCATCTCCGTCGTCAGCCTCGAGGCGTTTCTGTAA
- the glk gene encoding glucokinase, which translates to MNIGKTGQILLADIGGTNARFALSQSELGHGDLDRAEPIDYVKVADFPTVREAIADVLARRSGGEQPRRAVLAVAGPVTNNRCVMTNSPWVIDGNELQPALGFDSVHVLNDFEVVAWSLPALRPADLIPLGGGGGLPGEPLLVVGPGTGFGVSCLVERHGVRLAVVTEAGHATLPAENEREERVIACLRRRLGHVSIERGALSGSGLQNLYEALAEVDGAQVPHRDAAAITKAALAGSCSVSRTTLEMFCAILGSVAGNLAVTFGARGGVYIAGGIVPRFPEFLMDSAFRARFEAKGRFQDYLRNIPTRLVIKPDASFVGLQMFADHNLG; encoded by the coding sequence ATGAATATCGGCAAGACTGGACAAATTCTTCTCGCCGATATCGGCGGCACCAATGCGCGTTTCGCGCTGAGCCAGAGCGAATTGGGCCACGGCGATCTCGATCGGGCCGAACCGATCGATTACGTGAAGGTCGCCGACTTCCCGACCGTCCGGGAAGCCATTGCGGACGTCCTGGCGCGCCGGTCCGGCGGCGAGCAGCCCCGAAGGGCCGTGCTGGCCGTGGCGGGTCCTGTCACCAACAACCGCTGCGTCATGACCAACAGTCCCTGGGTCATCGACGGCAACGAGTTGCAACCGGCTCTCGGCTTCGACAGCGTCCACGTGCTCAACGACTTCGAGGTGGTGGCCTGGTCCCTGCCCGCTTTGCGGCCTGCGGACCTGATCCCGCTCGGCGGAGGGGGTGGCTTGCCCGGAGAGCCGTTGTTGGTGGTCGGGCCCGGAACCGGGTTTGGTGTCTCCTGTCTGGTTGAGCGCCACGGCGTGCGGCTGGCCGTCGTGACCGAAGCCGGACATGCGACCCTGCCGGCGGAGAACGAGCGCGAGGAACGTGTGATCGCGTGCTTGCGCCGACGCCTCGGCCACGTCTCCATCGAGCGTGGGGCGCTCTCGGGTTCCGGGCTGCAAAACCTCTACGAAGCCTTGGCGGAGGTTGACGGCGCTCAGGTACCGCATCGCGATGCCGCCGCCATCACCAAGGCCGCCCTGGCGGGCAGTTGCTCCGTCAGCCGCACGACGCTGGAGATGTTTTGCGCCATCCTTGGCTCCGTTGCCGGCAATCTCGCGGTGACGTTCGGCGCGCGCGGCGGCGTCTATATCGCCGGCGGAATTGTGCCGCGCTTTCCCGAGTTTCTGATGGACTCCGCGTTCCGGGCTCGGTTCGAAGCCAAAGGACGGTTTCAGGACTATTTGCGCAACATCCCGACCAGGCTTGTGATCAAGCCGGATGCCAGCTTCGTCGGCCTGCAGATGTTTGCCGACCACAATTTGGGTTGA
- a CDS encoding response regulator: MADGLSVFLVEDEALIRMMIADMVMELGHHVVAEADNIRDASAFAMTAQYDMAILDINLMGVYVDPVADLIERRGKPFLFATGYGPELLPSLLRRRPILRKPIAMDQLKAMIDSMFPGAPVKASH, translated from the coding sequence ATGGCGGACGGACTCTCCGTTTTCCTGGTCGAAGACGAGGCGTTGATCCGGATGATGATCGCCGACATGGTGATGGAACTTGGTCATCACGTCGTCGCGGAAGCGGACAATATCCGGGACGCCAGCGCGTTCGCGATGACCGCGCAATACGACATGGCCATTCTCGACATCAATCTCATGGGCGTCTATGTCGATCCGGTCGCCGACCTCATCGAGCGTCGCGGAAAGCCGTTTTTGTTCGCGACCGGTTACGGTCCGGAACTGCTGCCGTCCTTGCTGCGGCGCAGGCCGATCCTGCGCAAGCCGATCGCAATGGATCAGCTCAAGGCGATGATCGATTCGATGTTTCCGGGAGCCCCGGTCAAAGCGTCGCACTGA
- a CDS encoding Spy/CpxP family protein refolding chaperone: MINPARSAPLHMRRWFALGAVLALLLGAAAMANAQGLVKGVQDGAAAGNKAAGPVGGVLGGAIGGVVGVFTGVLGVGNNGNQAPASKDAKQQQGPAKEKDKDAKSAKAGKGAKGSKEAKSTPQGKDNKDVSVLTQTGAPQQTAEQIVANSDSYIERIKTELNLTPDQEKHWYGFSSAMHYLGHNGAERLNLRVARAKRDPPDDIIEQMRNEAQFLIDRAADQRNVADAAEPLYSSLDDKQKQVFIQEMVRLSHERGLD, encoded by the coding sequence ATGATCAACCCGGCCCGGTCAGCGCCACTTCACATGCGGCGATGGTTCGCGCTGGGGGCCGTGCTCGCGCTGCTGCTCGGCGCCGCCGCAATGGCCAATGCTCAAGGTTTGGTGAAGGGCGTTCAGGACGGCGCGGCGGCCGGAAACAAGGCGGCAGGTCCGGTCGGTGGCGTGCTCGGCGGCGCAATCGGCGGTGTGGTTGGCGTCTTCACCGGCGTGCTCGGCGTCGGCAACAATGGCAATCAGGCCCCAGCGAGCAAGGATGCCAAACAGCAGCAGGGTCCGGCCAAGGAAAAGGACAAGGATGCCAAGAGCGCCAAAGCGGGCAAGGGCGCCAAGGGGAGCAAGGAGGCGAAGAGCACTCCGCAGGGCAAGGATAATAAAGACGTCTCGGTCCTGACCCAGACGGGCGCGCCGCAACAGACCGCCGAACAGATCGTTGCCAACAGCGATTCCTATATCGAGCGGATCAAGACCGAACTGAACCTCACGCCCGATCAGGAGAAGCACTGGTACGGCTTTTCGAGCGCGATGCACTACCTGGGGCACAACGGTGCAGAGCGGCTCAACTTGCGGGTTGCGCGGGCCAAGCGGGATCCGCCGGACGACATTATCGAGCAGATGCGCAACGAGGCGCAGTTCCTGATCGACCGCGCCGCCGACCAGCGCAATGTCGCCGACGCCGCCGAGCCGCTCTATTCGAGCCTCGATGACAAGCAGAAGCAGGTCTTCATCCAGGAGATGGTGCGTCTGAGCCACGAGCGAGGACTGGATTGA
- a CDS encoding extracellular solute-binding protein — protein MSRKKLTRRQFVAATAMSSAALITAPYVRGAYAAGKLSIGFWDHWVPGANKASTDLVNEWAAKEKVEVSIDYITSQGNKNLVTIAAEAQAKSGHDILAMPTWWPHANADYLEPVNDIMDPIVKENGAVNDTVKYLGQANGKWLGIPACIGSQIKGPCSRIDLMKKFANIDVQAMYPAGAPPKAENWTLDTFLKAAEACHKGGNPFGIGLGMTSDSVDSAGAFFSAFGADLVNAKGDVTVKTDNVRQALEFYKKLIPLLPPDVAAWDDASNNKWLVSGKGAMIMNPPSAWAVAKRDAPQVAEQCWTHGFPAGPKGRFAPYLPYFWTTWNFSKNKEAAKSLLVHLSKPASIEKCVVASGGYDLPAFEKLTTLKVWAEEGPPKGTLFHYPNPYHHQKLSIAASPAPPKIAQQIYAQGTLTKMALKYAQGGKMEDVLAWAEGECEGFMRS, from the coding sequence ATGTCACGCAAGAAGCTGACGCGGCGTCAATTTGTGGCTGCCACTGCAATGTCCTCCGCGGCGCTGATCACGGCGCCCTATGTCCGGGGTGCTTACGCCGCCGGCAAGCTCTCGATTGGCTTCTGGGACCATTGGGTGCCAGGCGCCAACAAGGCCTCGACCGATCTCGTCAACGAATGGGCCGCGAAGGAGAAGGTCGAGGTCTCGATCGATTACATCACCAGTCAGGGTAACAAGAATCTTGTGACGATTGCGGCCGAGGCGCAAGCCAAATCGGGCCACGATATTCTGGCGATGCCGACCTGGTGGCCACACGCCAATGCGGACTATCTTGAGCCCGTCAACGACATTATGGACCCGATCGTCAAGGAGAACGGCGCCGTCAACGACACCGTCAAATATCTCGGCCAGGCGAACGGAAAATGGCTCGGGATCCCCGCGTGCATCGGAAGCCAGATCAAGGGCCCCTGCTCCCGTATCGATCTGATGAAGAAGTTCGCCAATATCGATGTTCAGGCGATGTATCCTGCCGGCGCCCCGCCGAAGGCGGAGAACTGGACTCTCGATACCTTCCTCAAGGCAGCCGAGGCTTGCCACAAGGGCGGTAATCCCTTCGGCATCGGGCTCGGCATGACGAGCGATAGTGTCGATTCGGCAGGTGCATTCTTCAGTGCGTTCGGGGCAGACCTGGTCAATGCCAAAGGCGACGTGACCGTCAAGACCGACAATGTTCGCCAGGCGCTGGAATTCTACAAAAAACTGATTCCGTTGCTGCCCCCTGACGTAGCGGCGTGGGATGACGCCTCGAACAACAAATGGCTCGTCTCGGGCAAAGGCGCAATGATCATGAACCCGCCAAGCGCCTGGGCCGTCGCCAAGAGAGATGCGCCGCAAGTGGCCGAGCAGTGCTGGACGCATGGCTTCCCGGCCGGTCCCAAGGGGCGTTTCGCGCCGTATCTACCCTATTTCTGGACGACCTGGAATTTCTCGAAGAACAAGGAGGCGGCCAAGAGCTTGCTCGTTCATCTGTCGAAGCCTGCGTCGATCGAGAAGTGTGTAGTAGCGAGCGGAGGCTACGATCTGCCCGCATTTGAGAAGCTCACAACCCTCAAGGTGTGGGCCGAAGAGGGACCGCCGAAGGGCACGCTGTTCCACTATCCGAACCCCTACCACCACCAGAAGCTGTCAATTGCTGCCTCTCCGGCGCCGCCCAAAATCGCTCAGCAGATCTACGCCCAGGGCACCCTGACAAAAATGGCGCTCAAATATGCTCAGGGCGGGAAGATGGAGGACGTACTTGCCTGGGCGGAGGGCGAGTGCGAAGGCTTCATGCGCAGCTAG
- a CDS encoding sugar ABC transporter permease yields the protein MADVVVGRASVTRSAGVRKRSSLRNAVKHKSTVALLMTLPLIVLISVLVLYPAIYSLHLATLNKSMSRFVGLGNFQFLFKRETFWLVVEQSCIFAITAVIFKALIGFIVAHFVHNIPAKGQRKWRGMLLVPWVIPPAMSTLAWLWLFDPSYSAFNYTLSFLNIGPIPWLGEASWARFSVILVNIWIGAPFFMIMYLAALKSVPDQLYEAASIDGANWWQRIWYVTLPMMRNIIAITTLFSLIVTFANFDIVRILTAGGPLDQTHIFATWAFKVGIEGSDIPLGASVSLFMFPILAIAAIFILRDINKRGNEA from the coding sequence ATGGCTGATGTTGTCGTTGGGCGAGCCAGCGTTACCCGTTCCGCCGGCGTCCGCAAGCGATCGAGTCTGCGCAACGCCGTGAAGCACAAATCGACGGTCGCGCTTCTAATGACGCTGCCGCTCATCGTTTTGATTTCCGTGCTGGTTCTGTATCCGGCGATCTACTCGTTGCACCTTGCGACTTTGAACAAGTCGATGAGCAGGTTCGTTGGCTTGGGCAACTTTCAGTTCTTGTTCAAACGCGAGACATTCTGGCTCGTCGTGGAGCAATCCTGCATCTTCGCGATCACAGCCGTGATCTTCAAGGCGCTGATTGGCTTCATCGTCGCCCATTTCGTCCACAACATTCCGGCCAAGGGCCAGCGCAAATGGCGCGGCATGTTGCTGGTCCCCTGGGTGATCCCGCCCGCAATGAGCACGCTCGCCTGGCTCTGGCTGTTCGATCCCTCCTACAGCGCCTTCAACTATACCTTGTCATTCTTGAACATCGGACCGATTCCCTGGCTGGGCGAAGCCAGCTGGGCGCGATTCTCGGTCATTCTGGTCAATATCTGGATCGGCGCGCCGTTCTTCATGATCATGTATCTGGCCGCCCTGAAATCCGTTCCCGACCAACTCTACGAGGCCGCCTCCATCGATGGCGCGAACTGGTGGCAGCGCATCTGGTACGTGACTTTGCCCATGATGCGCAACATCATCGCGATCACGACGCTGTTCTCGCTGATAGTCACTTTCGCCAACTTCGATATCGTGCGCATTTTGACTGCGGGCGGCCCGCTCGACCAAACTCACATCTTTGCCACCTGGGCTTTCAAGGTCGGCATCGAGGGCAGCGACATTCCGCTCGGTGCAAGTGTATCGCTCTTTATGTTCCCGATCCTCGCGATCGCAGCGATCTTCATTCTGCGGGACATCAACAAGCGTGGGAACGAAGCCTGA
- a CDS encoding carbohydrate ABC transporter permease: protein MTTVTLDKAGPRRKVKQGSISRDRAWALRWSYFFLALFAIFSLTPPLYMLITSLKSSAEISAATNPWWVFHPTLGNYVELLTSNQFLRFFWNSAIVSIVVVALTMLISVPAAFALARMKFWGSTALATGVFLTYLIPDSLLFIPLFKMFATFQDWTGIQLLNRWYVLVLVYPTLTVPFCTWIMIGYFASIPKELDEAAIIDGASWFQTLTRIFIPVALPGLIAATIFAFTVSWAQFLYPLVFTTSTDQQVLPVGIITTLIKGDVFNWGQIMTGALLGAAPPLIIYAFLMDYYIAGLTAGATKG from the coding sequence ATGACTACAGTAACGTTGGACAAGGCGGGTCCCCGCCGGAAAGTGAAGCAGGGCAGCATCAGCCGGGACCGTGCCTGGGCCCTGCGCTGGTCCTATTTCTTCCTGGCGCTGTTTGCGATCTTTTCGTTGACGCCGCCGCTCTATATGCTGATCACCTCGCTGAAGAGCAGCGCTGAGATCTCTGCGGCGACGAATCCGTGGTGGGTCTTCCATCCAACCCTCGGCAATTATGTCGAACTGCTGACTTCGAACCAGTTCCTGCGCTTCTTCTGGAATTCGGCCATTGTCTCCATCGTCGTGGTCGCCCTCACCATGCTGATCAGTGTCCCCGCCGCCTTCGCGCTGGCGCGGATGAAATTCTGGGGCTCGACCGCGCTCGCCACGGGCGTCTTTCTCACTTACCTGATCCCGGACAGCCTGCTGTTCATTCCGCTGTTCAAGATGTTCGCGACCTTCCAGGACTGGACCGGCATTCAGCTCCTGAATCGATGGTACGTCCTGGTGCTCGTCTACCCGACGCTCACAGTCCCATTCTGCACGTGGATCATGATCGGCTACTTCGCATCGATCCCCAAGGAACTCGATGAAGCTGCCATTATCGATGGTGCGTCATGGTTCCAGACGCTCACGCGGATCTTTATCCCTGTGGCCCTGCCTGGCCTGATTGCGGCAACAATTTTCGCCTTCACAGTGTCTTGGGCACAATTCCTCTATCCGCTTGTGTTCACAACCTCGACGGATCAGCAGGTGCTGCCTGTCGGCATCATCACGACACTGATCAAGGGCGACGTGTTCAACTGGGGACAGATCATGACCGGCGCGCTGCTCGGCGCCGCGCCGCCGCTGATCATCTACGCCTTCCTGATGGACTACTACATTGCCGGCCTGACCGCCGGTGCGACAAAGGGTTGA
- the ugpC gene encoding sn-glycerol-3-phosphate ABC transporter ATP-binding protein UgpC, whose product MADVALRKVVKRYDDVEAVRGIDLDIADHEFIVLVGPSGCGKSTTLRMIAGLEDISDGDIMIGGDVVNDVPPKDRDIAMVFQNYALYPHMTVAENMSFGLRLKHYPKAEIKARVTEAARLLDITDLIERKPKQLSGGQRQRVAMGRAIVRNPKVFLFDEPLSNLDAKLRVQMRIEIKKVHQKVRTTTVYVTHDQVEAMTLADRVVVMNKGRIEQIGTPNELYHKPATRFVAGFIGSPAMNFIPCRLEDVGGTLNIRLTDRISFPLPPARAARYNALPRTEKLVLGIRPEHLTEAHAHLDPGEESFDTVLDVTEPMGMETLVYFGLDGTPVCGRVDPNAGAKDGAPMRLAMDLNNMHLLNESTGVVL is encoded by the coding sequence ATGGCTGACGTTGCTTTGCGGAAAGTAGTTAAGCGTTACGACGATGTCGAAGCCGTGCGCGGCATCGATCTCGATATCGCCGACCATGAGTTCATCGTGCTGGTGGGTCCCTCCGGCTGCGGCAAGTCGACGACGCTGCGCATGATCGCGGGGCTCGAGGACATCAGCGACGGCGACATCATGATCGGCGGCGACGTCGTCAACGACGTGCCGCCGAAAGACCGAGACATCGCGATGGTGTTCCAGAACTACGCACTCTATCCGCACATGACGGTCGCGGAGAACATGTCGTTCGGATTACGCCTGAAGCATTATCCCAAGGCCGAGATCAAGGCGCGGGTGACCGAGGCCGCCCGCCTCCTCGACATCACCGACCTGATCGAGCGCAAGCCGAAGCAGCTCTCCGGCGGCCAGCGCCAGCGCGTCGCGATGGGCCGAGCCATCGTGCGCAATCCCAAGGTCTTCCTGTTCGACGAGCCGCTGTCCAATCTCGACGCCAAGCTGCGCGTGCAGATGCGGATCGAGATCAAGAAGGTGCACCAGAAGGTGCGCACCACCACGGTCTACGTCACCCACGACCAGGTCGAGGCGATGACGCTGGCCGACCGCGTCGTGGTGATGAACAAGGGGCGCATCGAGCAGATCGGCACGCCGAACGAGCTCTACCACAAGCCGGCGACGCGCTTCGTTGCCGGCTTCATCGGCTCGCCCGCGATGAACTTCATCCCGTGCCGGCTCGAGGATGTTGGCGGCACGCTCAATATCCGCCTGACGGACCGCATCTCCTTCCCGCTGCCGCCTGCCCGCGCCGCCCGTTACAACGCGCTGCCCCGAACTGAAAAGCTGGTGCTCGGCATCAGGCCGGAACATCTCACCGAGGCCCACGCGCATCTGGATCCCGGCGAGGAAAGCTTCGACACCGTGCTCGACGTCACCGAGCCGATGGGAATGGAGACGCTGGTCTATTTCGGACTCGACGGCACGCCGGTTTGCGGTCGCGTCGATCCCAATGCCGGCGCCAAGGACGGGGCACCCATGCGTTTGGCGATGGACCTTAACAACATGCACCTGCTAAACGAGTCGACCGGCGTCGTGTTGTGA
- a CDS encoding hydroxyacid dehydrogenase produces the protein MATNKKKIFVTQTLSQGARALLTQRDDIELVEFPNLISAKDFEALLKSHAPVHGVALGATAFGETELEASRGMQVVTRIGVGYDAVDVPALSRRKVPLMVAGSANSPSVAEAALFMMLTLAKRAQELHACVKDGKWADRLGMLPFDLYGKTVLVVGFGRIGSRTARRCLAMEMNVQVYDPYKGAAEIKAAGCELVADLDAALPHADFVTIHCPKTPETVGLFDAARIGRMKPKSYLINTARGGIVKEAALYDALVSGKLAGAGIDVFEVEPPPVSNALFELSNVIIAPHVAGVTVEAVQRMSEQTARNILSVLDGDPIRQNVINQDVLG, from the coding sequence ATGGCGACCAACAAGAAGAAGATCTTCGTTACACAAACTTTGTCGCAAGGGGCGCGCGCCCTCCTCACCCAGCGGGACGACATCGAGCTCGTCGAGTTTCCAAACCTGATCTCGGCCAAGGACTTCGAGGCCTTGCTGAAGAGCCATGCGCCGGTCCACGGCGTGGCGCTCGGCGCAACCGCCTTCGGCGAGACGGAGCTCGAGGCCTCCCGCGGCATGCAGGTGGTGACCCGCATCGGTGTCGGCTACGACGCCGTCGACGTGCCTGCCCTGTCCCGCCGCAAGGTGCCGCTGATGGTCGCCGGCAGCGCGAACTCACCCTCGGTCGCGGAAGCTGCGCTGTTCATGATGCTGACGCTCGCCAAACGCGCGCAGGAGCTGCACGCCTGCGTCAAGGACGGCAAATGGGCCGACCGCCTCGGCATGCTGCCGTTCGATCTCTACGGCAAGACCGTGCTGGTCGTCGGCTTCGGTCGCATCGGCAGCCGCACCGCCAGGCGCTGCCTGGCGATGGAAATGAACGTGCAGGTCTACGATCCCTACAAGGGAGCCGCCGAGATCAAGGCCGCCGGCTGCGAGCTCGTCGCTGATCTCGATGCCGCGCTTCCTCACGCCGATTTCGTCACCATCCACTGCCCGAAGACGCCGGAAACGGTCGGCCTGTTCGACGCGGCGCGGATCGGCCGGATGAAGCCGAAATCCTATCTCATCAACACCGCACGCGGCGGCATCGTGAAGGAAGCGGCGCTCTACGATGCCCTGGTCTCCGGCAAGCTTGCCGGCGCCGGTATCGACGTGTTCGAGGTCGAGCCGCCGCCGGTCAGCAATGCGCTGTTCGAACTCTCTAACGTCATCATCGCCCCGCACGTCGCCGGCGTCACGGTCGAGGCGGTCCAGCGCATGAGCGAGCAGACCGCACGCAACATCCTGAGTGTGCTGGACGGCGATCCGATCCGGCAGAACGTCATCAATCAGGACGTGCTGGGCTGA
- a CDS encoding DUF1993 domain-containing protein, producing MYEASVGLFVPYLRNLSALLDKGVAYAEVRKFDPTALLGMRLAPNMYDLAQQVGEACRHAVVAPALLAQCEPVALPALEHDMAGLQARIATSIQFIESLPRAKIDAAAERNVFFKLKSGAELPFTGRTLLLMFSVPQFFFHVTTAYDLLRLAGVELVKRDFLGPRER from the coding sequence ATGTACGAGGCCTCGGTCGGCCTCTTCGTGCCGTATTTGCGGAATCTGTCCGCACTGCTCGACAAGGGCGTCGCCTATGCAGAGGTCCGCAAGTTCGACCCGACGGCCCTGCTTGGGATGCGCCTTGCGCCGAACATGTACGATTTGGCGCAGCAGGTCGGCGAGGCCTGCCGCCACGCGGTGGTCGCCCCGGCCTTGCTGGCGCAATGCGAGCCGGTGGCGCTGCCGGCGCTGGAGCACGACATGGCCGGGCTTCAGGCGCGCATCGCAACCTCAATCCAGTTCATCGAAAGCCTGCCGCGCGCGAAGATCGACGCGGCGGCGGAACGGAATGTCTTCTTCAAGCTGAAGAGCGGGGCCGAGCTGCCCTTCACCGGGCGGACGCTGCTGCTGATGTTCAGCGTCCCGCAGTTCTTCTTTCACGTCACGACCGCCTACGACCTGTTGCGACTCGCAGGCGTCGAATTGGTGAAGCGGGACTTCCTTGGCCCGCGCGAGCGTTAG
- a CDS encoding transporter substrate-binding domain-containing protein: MAVRIVAALAVALLANLSAHAQQAPSRLDEIVKRGTLRVGMTGDYKPFTYLDKATQQFSGFDVDMAQALGKALGVKVEFVPTAWPKLMKDFEADQFDIAMGGVSVTLDRQKKGFFSTPIMREGKTPIARCADVGKYQSIADIDKKGTRVIVNPGGTNERFARANIRDAEIKVFPDNTVIFDEIAKGNADLMMTDASETRYQQKQHAGVLCAVHPEKPFDFSEKAYWLQRDMALKAFVDQWLHMSMDDGSYKKIYAAWFD, translated from the coding sequence ATGGCCGTGCGAATCGTGGCGGCCTTGGCCGTGGCGCTGTTGGCAAACCTTTCGGCCCACGCGCAGCAGGCGCCCTCGCGTCTTGACGAAATCGTCAAGCGCGGCACCTTGCGCGTCGGCATGACCGGCGACTATAAGCCCTTCACCTATCTGGACAAGGCGACGCAGCAGTTCAGCGGTTTCGACGTGGACATGGCGCAGGCGCTCGGCAAGGCGCTCGGGGTCAAGGTCGAGTTCGTCCCGACGGCCTGGCCGAAGCTGATGAAGGATTTCGAGGCCGACCAGTTCGACATCGCGATGGGTGGCGTCTCGGTTACGCTCGACCGGCAGAAGAAGGGCTTCTTCTCGACGCCGATCATGCGCGAGGGCAAGACGCCGATCGCCCGCTGTGCGGACGTCGGCAAGTACCAGAGCATCGCCGACATCGACAAGAAGGGCACCCGCGTGATCGTCAATCCCGGCGGCACCAATGAGCGTTTCGCGCGCGCCAACATCAGGGATGCCGAGATCAAGGTTTTCCCCGACAACACCGTGATCTTCGACGAGATCGCCAAGGGCAATGCCGACCTGATGATGACGGACGCCTCCGAGACGCGCTACCAGCAGAAGCAGCACGCAGGCGTGCTCTGCGCGGTGCATCCCGAAAAACCGTTCGACTTCTCCGAGAAGGCCTATTGGCTGCAGCGCGACATGGCGCTGAAGGCCTTCGTCGACCAATGGCTGCACATGTCCATGGACGACGGCAGCTACAAGAAAATCTACGCCGCCTGGTTCGACTAG